From Larus michahellis chromosome 5, bLarMic1.1, whole genome shotgun sequence, the proteins below share one genomic window:
- the AGA gene encoding N(4)-(beta-N-acetylglucosaminyl)-L-asparaginase isoform X2: MAAAERVGEGRRLSVVVAPLLLVALQLAGAASAAGLPVVINTWAFRKAAETAWRVLQLGGSELDAVERGCGQCEIDQCDGSVGYGGSPDESGETTLDAMIMDGNSMEVGAVADLRRVKNAIGVARKVIEYTKHTLLVGESASLFAVRMGFPYEDLTTQNSLSVYSKWLNQSCQPNYWKNVVPDSSKSCGPYKRPEKVTCKEEETISQRSVHNHDTIGMVVIGVSGTVASGTSTNGAIHKIPGRVGDSPIAGAGSYADSTAGGAAATGDGDIMMRFLPSYQAVEYMRMGTDPTVACQKVISRIQKYAPRFFGAIICANTTGSYGAACNKIPGFTQFHFMVSSPLLEGE, from the exons ATGGCGGCGGCCGAGAGGGTTGGCGAGGGTCGGCGGTTGAGTGTTGTGGTCGCTCCCCTCCTGCTGGTCGCGTTGCAGCTGGCGGGAGCCGCTTCGGCCGCCGGCCTGCCCGTGGTCATCAACACCTGGGCGTTTAGGAAGGCGGCGGAGACAG CCTGGAGAGTGTTGCAGTTGGGAGGTTCTGAGCTGGATGCGGTTGAGAGAGGCTGTGGCCAGTGTGAGATTGACCAATGCGATGGGAGCGTGGGGTACGGAGGAAGCCCAGATGAAAGTGGAGAAACAACACTGGACGCAATGATTATGGATGG caaCAGTATGGAAGTTGGGGCAGTTGCGGATCTCAGACGGGTAAAAAACGCAATTGGTGTAGCACGAAAGGTCATTGAATACACTAAGCATACATTACTAGTGGGAGAGTCAG CCTCCCTGTTTGCTGTAAGAATGGGGTTCCCGTATGAAGATTTAACTACCCAGAATTCTCTCTCTGTGTATTCCAAGTGGCTTAATCAAAGCTGTCAGCCAAACTACTGGAAG AATGTGGTACCAGACTCTTCAAAATCCTGTGGACCATACAAACGGCCTGAAAAAGTGACTTGTAAAGAAGAAGAGACCATCTCACAAAGAAGTGTTCATAATCATGATACTATTG GTATGGTTGTAATTGGTGTGAGCGGAACCGTTGCTTCTGGGACATCTACTAATGGTGCAATCCACAAAATCCCAGG CCGTGTAGGAGATTCTCCGATAGCTGGAGCAGGATCCTACGCAGATAGTACAGCCGGAGGAGCTGCGGCCACTGGGGACGGTGACATCATGATGCGCTTCTTACCCAG ttatcAAGCAGTGGAGTATATGAGGATGGGAACAGACCCAACAGTAGCCTGTCAGAAAGTTATTTCCAGGATCCAGAAGTACGCTCCAAGGTTCTTTGGTGCCATTATATGTGCCAATACAACTGGAAGTTATG gTGCTGCATGTAATAAAATTCCAGGATTCACTCAGTTTCACTTCATGGTTTCCAGCCCTTTGCTAG
- the AGA gene encoding N(4)-(beta-N-acetylglucosaminyl)-L-asparaginase isoform X1 — protein sequence MAAAERVGEGRRLSVVVAPLLLVALQLAGAASAAGLPVVINTWAFRKAAETAWRVLQLGGSELDAVERGCGQCEIDQCDGSVGYGGSPDESGETTLDAMIMDGNSMEVGAVADLRRVKNAIGVARKVIEYTKHTLLVGESASLFAVRMGFPYEDLTTQNSLSVYSKWLNQSCQPNYWKNVVPDSSKSCGPYKRPEKVTCKEEETISQRSVHNHDTIGMVVIGVSGTVASGTSTNGAIHKIPGRVGDSPIAGAGSYADSTAGGAAATGDGDIMMRFLPSYQAVEYMRMGTDPTVACQKVISRIQKYAPRFFGAIICANTTGSYGAACNKIPGFTQFHFMVSSPLLGQPTEQVVDCI from the exons ATGGCGGCGGCCGAGAGGGTTGGCGAGGGTCGGCGGTTGAGTGTTGTGGTCGCTCCCCTCCTGCTGGTCGCGTTGCAGCTGGCGGGAGCCGCTTCGGCCGCCGGCCTGCCCGTGGTCATCAACACCTGGGCGTTTAGGAAGGCGGCGGAGACAG CCTGGAGAGTGTTGCAGTTGGGAGGTTCTGAGCTGGATGCGGTTGAGAGAGGCTGTGGCCAGTGTGAGATTGACCAATGCGATGGGAGCGTGGGGTACGGAGGAAGCCCAGATGAAAGTGGAGAAACAACACTGGACGCAATGATTATGGATGG caaCAGTATGGAAGTTGGGGCAGTTGCGGATCTCAGACGGGTAAAAAACGCAATTGGTGTAGCACGAAAGGTCATTGAATACACTAAGCATACATTACTAGTGGGAGAGTCAG CCTCCCTGTTTGCTGTAAGAATGGGGTTCCCGTATGAAGATTTAACTACCCAGAATTCTCTCTCTGTGTATTCCAAGTGGCTTAATCAAAGCTGTCAGCCAAACTACTGGAAG AATGTGGTACCAGACTCTTCAAAATCCTGTGGACCATACAAACGGCCTGAAAAAGTGACTTGTAAAGAAGAAGAGACCATCTCACAAAGAAGTGTTCATAATCATGATACTATTG GTATGGTTGTAATTGGTGTGAGCGGAACCGTTGCTTCTGGGACATCTACTAATGGTGCAATCCACAAAATCCCAGG CCGTGTAGGAGATTCTCCGATAGCTGGAGCAGGATCCTACGCAGATAGTACAGCCGGAGGAGCTGCGGCCACTGGGGACGGTGACATCATGATGCGCTTCTTACCCAG ttatcAAGCAGTGGAGTATATGAGGATGGGAACAGACCCAACAGTAGCCTGTCAGAAAGTTATTTCCAGGATCCAGAAGTACGCTCCAAGGTTCTTTGGTGCCATTATATGTGCCAATACAACTGGAAGTTATG gTGCTGCATGTAATAAAATTCCAGGATTCACTCAGTTTCACTTCATGGTTTCCAGCCCTTTGCTAGGTCAGCCGACTGAGCAAGTAGTagattgcatttaa